Genomic window (Thermovenabulum gondwanense):
ATTGCAACTTCCAAGGGGTGGAAAATGAAAAGCTCCCCTGACGCTCTATGCTGACCGTCATGGGCATTTTTGGCAAAATCATAGGCATCCCGTATTAATTTTAAATCCGCTTGAGGATTATAGGAACGTATTTTGCTTTCTAATTTTTCTATGTTTGTCATAAAATCCACCCCTTACGCTTCCCAAAAACAATATAAGTAACCTTTTTAAACGTCTTTTAGTATTGTATTAGAGAAAATACATCATAACCCTTTAGATTTTCCCTGCCATTTAATTCGGTAAGCTCGATCAAAAATGCAACTCCGACCACTTTTCCTCCTAATTTTTCTACCAATTCTATTGTAGTAAAAATTGTTCCACCTGTTGCCAGCAAATCGTCAACTACAAGTACTTTTTGCCCTTCCAAAATTGCATCCTTATGCATCTCTAAAATGTCGGTACCGTATTCAAGCTTATATTCGGCTTTTATGGTTTCTCCCGGTAGCTTTCCTTTTTTCCTTGCAGGAATAAAGCCTTTCCCTAATTCAAAGGCTAATGGTGCACCTATAATAAATCCCCTGGCTTCCGGTCCTGCAATTAAATCAAAATCTTTTTCTTTGACAAGTTCAGCAAGGCCCTTTATTGCAGCTTTGAATGCTTCTCCATCTTTTAGTAAAGTTGTAATATCTTTGAAGCTTATACCTTTTTTTGGGAAATCCATGATTATCCTTATTTTTTCCTTTAACTGTTCCGGTGACATATATATTCGCCCCCTTGAATTTGATTTTTTAAAAAATTGTAAAGTTATTATAAAAATCAATTAAATCCTTTTTTAAATTAAATAATTTTTTTTGCATGCCGGTCCCTATTACCTGGCATTTTTTGTTTTGTAAACCAAGGTTTTTTAAAAAAATATTGTTTTCTTCAATACTAAAATCAATTATATGGGATTCTTTTAAAATATTTAACATATATAGCATTTGTGGTATTTCTAACTTCTCCTCCAGCCTGTTATTAAAATTAATCAGGAAATCTTTTAATGGTTCTTCATAATAATTAGAATTTATTTTTGCGAAATTCTCCCTGCAATAATATAAAAAAGCAGTTATAATACTTTTATCATTAATCAGGATATTTTCAAGAACCATATAATTATATCTTAAATCTTCTTTATTAAAAATAATGAATACCGGAATATCATTGGCAATAACTACTTCCCTTTCATACTGAGAAATTGAAAAAGGTGGATCATAAAAAACCACAAAGTTTATACTGTTGGACTTTATGTAATGACGAACTATTTTATTATCAAATATCGGATTAATATAAAGAACAACAAAATTTGAATCACCAAAAACCGGGCTTTGTGACCCGTTATTTAAATTAAAAAGTATTTTTATTTTACCCTTATTTCTTTCCTTTTTTGTAAAATAATTAATAAATCTCCACGCCTGATAGGGTGTATGAAAATGAACTAAAACATTCCCATTTCTGGAAATTTCCTCTACAAATTTTCTCTTATTTTTTATAGCAGATACTATATTTACATTGTTTTTAATATTTAAAGTGCTATCCATTTGTTCATCAATTATGTTTTTAAAATCCAAACTAAAAAATTCCCTGTAATATCCCGCTTCTATTTTCTTTAAAATTGAATCTTTTAAATAGGGAATTTTCAAATCTTTTATTTTTAGCTGAAGTTCCTCCCTCCCTCCCCAAACATTTATTTCTAAGTAAAAAGCCACATCAAGAAAAGGAGCCATTATCAATTTTTCTTTATAACTCCCGTAATTGTACCCGATACCGGTATATCTATTGCCTCTTTTAACAAATTCTATTTTTAAATGCTTTTCGCCGTTGCCCACGGTTTTAACACTTTCAACCAAAAGGTTTCTGCAGGAAAATACCGGTTTTGGATTTCCAAAGCCGAAAGGTTCTAAAAGTGATAATTCTTTTGCTAAATTAATATCTATTTCTGAGCCTTTAAGATCCAAATCAATAGATAATACGGGAATATATTCCTTAATATTCATTTCCCCGGCTATTTCATTAATTTTCCTTTTGAATAAATCCAAATTGTCACTTTTAATTGTAAAACCAGCAGCCTGCTCATGTCCACCATATTTTTCGAAAAGATATGAAATTTTGCTTAAGGCCTGAAAGATATTAAAGCCGGGAATACTTCTACAGGATCCTTTAGAGAACTCTCCTTCTTTTGATATTACCACTGCCGGTTTGCAATAATTTTGAGTAATTTTAGATGCTACAATTCCAATTACACCCTCATGCCAATCGCAACCATCCACCACTATTACATTTTGCTTGTCAATTCCTATTTTTGTTATATTATCTTCTGCTTCTTTAAATATTTTACTTTCTATGGCTTGCCTTGCTTTATTATGATTATTTAGTTCCTTAGCCAGCACTTCTGCCCTTTCTTTATCTTCGGTTATTAAAAGCTCTACCGCAATTGCCGCATCAGCCATCCTTCCTGCTGCATTTAACCTTGGAGCTATTAGATAGCTTATTTTTTCCGCATCAATTTTTTCTGAAGTGCAACCCGCTATATCCAATAGAGCTTTCAATCCTATATTTTCAGTTTTTTTTAAAACCTCCAAACCAAGTTTAACAATTATTCTATTTTCATCCTGCAGCGGCACCAGGTCAGCAATAGTTCCAATAGCCACTACATCCAAGTATTTTACTAAATCTTCTTCATTTAAAAAGGCCTGTAAAAATTTAAAAGCGACCCCCGCACCCGATAACTCTTTGAAAGGATAATTTGAATCAGGTCTCTTGGGGTCCACCACGGCATGTGCAGGAGGTAGTATTCCCTGAGTTTCATGATGATCAAATATAATTACATCGATTCCCAGATTTAAAGCCATTTTAACTTCATCAAAACAAGCAATTCCGTTGTCCACCGTTATTATGAGCTTAGTACCTTTTTTTGCCAATTTTTCAATGGCAATTACATTTAAACCGTATCCTTCATCATGCCTTGCAGGTATATAGTAATCAACAAAAGCTCCTTTTTTCTTCAAACCTTTGTATAGTATTGCCGTGCCTGTAATTCCATCTACATCGTAATCTCCAAAAATTGTTATACTTTCTCCTTTTAATATTGCTTTGTTTATTCGTTCAATAGCTTTATCCATATCTAACAAAAGTAAAGGATTATACAAATCTTCAAATTTTGGTTCTAGGAATTTCCTTATATCTTCCTGTGTTTTAATGCCGCGTTTTGATAATATTTTTAAGATAACGGGATGAAGTTTTAATTCACCGTTAATTACAAAACTCTCCTCTTTTATATCCCATAAGTAATTGCCGTCAATCATAATTTTATCCCCCATAAGCTTTAAACAATATTATTATAATTCAACATGGGTTTCTTATCAACAAAAACCCGCCATAAAGGCGGGCTCTTTAAAAAAGTGAGTAATTTTTAAATTACTTAATTATTTTTCCACTTTTAACCAAAGCATATAAAAGATCATCTTTTCTTAATTCTTCTACGACATATAGTTTACCCTTAGCAGCCTTTGTAATTTTAGATAGACAATCTTTGTTTGGCTGCAATCCTATGCAAAAAAAATCGATTTTCTTTTTAGATATCTTTTCTGCAGCATTTATTGAATCTTTTAATGGGTCATTTGACCATAAAGGTACGGTTGGGATTCCATCGGTAATCAAAATCATCAAGGGATTTTTTAGTTTTTTTGCATTCATATACTCGAAGCCTTTTTCAATCGCAAGAGCAAGAGGTGTAAGGCCGGAAGATATCATGCTGGATAAACCGGTATCCAGGTTTGTAAAATTTTTAGTATAGGGCACATAAAGCTTTACTTCTTTATCCTGAAACGCCAGAACCGCTACTCTCTTTTTAGCAGTTAATAATATATGTTTTGCAAGAAATTTTGCACTCCTTAACCGATTTCCATTCATGCTTGCACTGGCATCAATTATTAAGCAAATATCCTGTTCCTTTTCTCCCAATCTTTTGTTTAAAATTATATCTTTTGGTTCTATATAAAATTTCTGTTTTTGTTGAAAGCTTCTTACCATTGCATTTTTAATAGTCTCCGGAATATCTATTTCTTCCATCCAATCTCCTTTATTAATTTTTGAAGAAAAAGATATCCCTTTTTTCCTAAGTTCAAAATGTTTTTTCGCGGAAACGCCTCCCCGTGTAATTTTTATATTTTTTATGAGTCTTTTCAGTATTAACTCCAGCTCTTTGTAATTTTCTATAATAAATTTCTTGAATTCCTCTCCTTTTCGGCTAAGTGTAATACCTTTTTCGCTCTTTTCTATAAAATTACTATTTTTGAGTTTCTCTATAATTGATTCCACATCAGCATACTTTTTTTTAAGTAAATTTAAGTTTTCCCCTCCTGAACTCAGGTTTTCAAGAATTTCTTCTAATTCCTTTAAACTCCCCAAAAATTCCATCATTTCTACCGCATTTTCAAAATTTTCTCTATAACTTTCTCCCCTTCTTTCTTTTCCTTTTAAAAAGGAATCGGTTACAGACATGTATGGAGAAAGGTCTACCGGTGAATTTCCAACCTCATTTACAACTTTTTCTATCTTCCGGATCTCAACTTTTTGACCGGTAAGAAAATTTTCAACAGCTCTTACTATTTCAATCAACAAATCCAGGTCTTCATCCTTTAACATTAAGGCCAGATGCACGTGATTCAAATGGTTCTTTTTTAAAGTCTCGGTTTGTCCATAATCCAAGCTACCCGTCAATCTACCTCCTCCGGTGCCCGTTTGAACATCTATATAATTCATAATATCTCCTTTGTTCTTTTTTAATAATAGCTCAATAAGACATTTTGCCAGCATTTTTACATTTACTTCTTTTAACTCATGAAATATATCTAAATGAATTATTTCATTTTCCTTTTCCCTTTTGTAAAAAATAACACCAGCATCCTGGTTTTTTATTACTTTTATCACCTGAGGTTTTTCCGGAGAAATAACGTGGACCCTTTTACTGGCACAACAGGTCTCTCCTATCCTTACTCCATTTCCCTTATTAAATTCATCAATTAATTTCATGGAAAGGGGGTTCACTTTAGTTCCTCCTCGGTTTTTATTAATTCTTGTTCATTAATTTCATCTATTTTTTTTGCTTTTTGAGGAGGTGCTTTTATTTCTACATCAGCAGGATTATTATTACTGCCCATGGTTTTGTATTTTTTTGACAAAAAAGGCCATCTCAAAAACTTAAACCTATCAAAAATAATGCTTTTATTATTTCCGGCGATTTTTTTATTTATTTTTTCAGATTCATCTGCTTTGTTTTTTTGAAAATATGCAACTTCTGCTTCATCTCTTTTAATCCTGTTCATTGTCAGGGTATTCTCTATAAACTTGATTATTTCAAATACATTTTTTTCACTGGTTCTGTGCTTTAACGCATACCTTGCAAGAAAGGTAACATCTTTTGGATTAACATCCCTATCATATAAAGCAGAAAGCATTTTTAATCCATTTATTACGGATTCAAGTCCCCTAATACTTTCAAGATTAAAATTGACATAGCATAACGCTAAAGCATCTTTTATTTCCTCAGGAATCTGAAACTTTTCTATTCGTTTCCGAGATTCAATATATAAGTTCTTTTTGAATATTTCCGATAAGCCATTGTCTTTTATTTTTCCTTCAAGTATGGATTTTACAACTTCAGCTCCATGAGGTTTATCTACATAAACTACAAAATCAAACCTGTCAGAAAGCTGTTTTCTAACATCCTCCAAAGGCCCAGGTTCTTCGTCCGGATTGGAAGCAGCCCAAACCGTAACATTTACAGGTATCTCAACAGTAGGTAATCCTACTTCTTCGATTTGTATTCTTCCGGGTTTTGTACCCATTACATCCAGCAGTATATCAGCAATTTCAGGAGAAATATCAGCAATCCGGTTTATCTCATCTATGAATAATATGCCCCTATTTGCCTTGGGAATAGTTCCTAAAAGCAAGGCAGCTCTTGGGTCATCCTTTGATGTTAACTTTTCAAGGTCGATGCTCCCTACCACAGTACCTTTCTTTGCCGAAGCGGAGATTTCTACAAATGGCATCCTAATTTTTTCTACTCCTAATTTATCGATTTCTTCCATATTTAAATTTTTATGTGCCGGACAATGGGGTGCTCTTGGATCGCAGTTAAACTCACATCCTTTTATCCTTTCAATAAAAGGAAGAATGCTTTTATAGGCCCTAATTATGGTGGTTTTGCCCGTTCCCCTTAATCCCTCTGCATGTACATGAATTGGATTTCCTGTAAATGTGGATAAGACAGAAATATCCAATATATCTATTAAGTTTTTATTTCCATCATGCACAACTATTTGAGAATATGTTTTCATCTTCTCACCCCTCCTTGTAAATATTTTTCCTCATATTATTTCCAATAAACAAAAAAAAAGAGGTAAATTATACCTCTTTTTTTAACTCGTCAATTTTTCTTTCTAACTCTTCGATTTTAATCTTTAATTCTTCTATCTCCTGTTTCCTCACCAGATTCATATTCTTAATTGCAATTTCTATTTGTTCATCTATTTTCTGCTGCAATTTCTTTTTTTCCTGTTCTATTCTGTCCACAAGGGTTTTTAAAAGATCTTTGCCTTCTTCCTTCGAGACTTCTCCTTTTTTAACCAGTTCCTGAATAATTTCTTCAGCCTTTTCTTTGGTTAAAGCAACAAGCCCGATACCCGCATAAAGCCCCGTAGTTAAAAGGTCTTTTAACATACATACCCTCCTTCAGCTTTAAGCGGTTTTTGCATCTTTCCTCCATATAGACCACAATGGACTTGCAATAAAAATTGAGGAATAGGTTCCGCTTACAATACCAATGATCAAAGCCATTGTAAAGTCTTTAATAGTCTCTCCTCCAAAAAGATTCAGCGCAATAATGGTAAGTAAGGTGGTTAAAGATGTGTTGATAGATCTTGCAAGGGTTTGTGCAATGCTTATATTTGCAATTTCGTTGAAAGATACTTTTTTTGCGTTTTTTAAATTTTCCCTTATTCTATCAAAAACTACAATAGTATCATTAATTGAATAACCCACTACCGTTAGTATTACCGCTATAACGGAACTATCAATGGGAACCCTAAAAAGTGCATACCAGCTTATAACAATAAGCACATCGTGTATTAACGCCAGTACGGCTGCGATTCCAGATATAAACTGAAATCGAAAAGAAATATAAGCCAGCATCAAAATATTTGCGATGATTAAGGCAACTATTGCCTGTTTTCTTAATTCGCTGCCGATAACCGCATCAACCTTTTCCGCCCTTATCAATTCAATTTTCGAAAATTTATTCTTCAAGCTCTCAGTTATTTTTGATTGCTCATCCTTGGATAAAACCACTGTTCGAATTATCAACTCATTTCCATCGTCTCCAGCTTTCTTTGCTTCAAAATCTTTAATATTCAGATCGGTTAGCGTTTTTCTTACTTCAGAAAGTTCATAAGTCTGCCCCATATTATAATGCAAAATCGTACCTCCGGTAAAATCAATACCCCAGTTTAAACCATTAATTGCCGCGGAAATTAATCCTGCAAATATTATCGCCAGTGAAATGAAAAACCATATATATTTTCGTTCCATTATTTTATATATTTTCACATTTATTCACCTCTTATGCGCTAAATAATTTTTTGTTAACAAAAAGTTTGGATGCAATGATATTTGATAAAAGCACCCTGGTCACTACTATAGCGGTAAACATACTGGTTAAAATACCGATTATCAATGTAACGGCAAAACCTTTTATTGGACCGCTACCGAAGTAAAATAGTACCACTGCTGCAATAATCGTAGTAATATTTGAGTCAAAAATCGTAAGCATTGCCCTGTTAAAACCGGCATCTATAGCAGAACGCAGAGTTTTACCATTTCTAAGTTCTTCTTTAAATCTTTCAAAAATTAAAACATTAGCATCTACCGCCATACCGATAGAAAGGATAAATCCTGCTATGCCAGGAAGGGTTAAAGTAGCTCCTATAGCTATAAAAACTGTTAATACAATCATTACATATATCATCAAAGCTATGTCTGCAATAAATCCTGGTAGTCTATAATATAAAATCATAAACAAAATAACGAGAACCACGCCGATTTTCCCCGCAGCTACACTCTTTGCAAGAGAGTCCGCACCCAACGTAGGACCTACCGTTCTTACCTCTCTCTGCACCAAGTCAACGGGTAATGCACCGCCTCTGATTAATGCTGCAAGTTCTGCCGCTCTGTCAATACTCTCCAATCCTTCAATTACTGCTTCTCCATTGGTAATAACCGCTTTTACAACGGGAGCAGAAATTACTTCTTCGTCAAGTAATATAGCTATTGGTTGTTCAAAATATTTTTTAGTAGCTTCCGCAAATTTTTTTGCACCGGTATCATCTAATTTAAGGCTTACCATTGGTTCATTTGCTTGTCCGTATATTGCTCGAGCATCTCTCACATTATCTCCGGTCAAAATCACCGTTCCATCGGGTCCAACAAAACGCAAGGAAGCCGTTTTACCTATTATTTCAAGGGCTTTTTGAGAATCCTTTACGCCCGGTAATTCAACCCTTATTCGAGTATTTCCCTGTCTTGTAATAAGAGGTTCTGCAACGCCCAGCTGGTCTACCCTTCTTCTAATTACCTCAACTGCACTGTTCATTTTCTCTTCATTCAATTCCTGTCCCGGTTTTGGTTCAGCTTCTAATAATACGTATACTCCCCCCTGTAAATCCAATCCAAGTTTTATAGATTTTGACAGAGGTGCTTGTTTGTAAGGACCGATTTTAATACCGTACAATAAAGTATAAGCCAAAAAAGCAGCTAAAATTAAAATGAGTGCGATTTTTAAGAGGCTTTTTGTCCTGTAATTCATCAATTTCTCCTCCAATCCCAAAAAGGTTGCATAACAAATTTATTATATCCCTTAAAAAAGAAGCAGTCAATAAACAACCAAATCCATATAAAGATTAAAAGGCCTTCGTCAGGCCTTTTACTTAATCTCTTTATTTTCGCATTCCTGATTTGCCACCGTGCAGGAGGTTTTGCAAGCTGATTGGCATGATGCCATGCATTCCCCGCAACCTTTTTTCTCCAAATGATCACATAAATCTCCTTTGTGAATCTTGATTATATGTTTCATCCCACTTTTCCCTCCGTTTCTTATAGGATACTACCTTTTATTTAAGAATTCTTTTTTATTATACCAGAAAAAATATTACAAGAAAAGTTAAATATTTACACCGATCGCTCCGGATATAGCCCCGATTAAAAATCCAAACAGAACATCAAATAGTGAAGAGGCAGTAATATCTTCTTTATAAAATAATATTTTAATTATTATTATTGCTGCAGTATAAAGTAGACCTATAAGACCTCCATTTAACCAGCCTTTTGATTCAATTCCCCTCGATGTAATAAAAGAAGATACCGCAATGGACAAAGCCATTACTATTACAGCTAATTTAGATATAAATTCCTCGGCAATCGATGAAAAATATATTATAACGCTGA
Coding sequences:
- a CDS encoding adenine phosphoribosyltransferase; amino-acid sequence: MSPEQLKEKIRIIMDFPKKGISFKDITTLLKDGEAFKAAIKGLAELVKEKDFDLIAGPEARGFIIGAPLAFELGKGFIPARKKGKLPGETIKAEYKLEYGTDILEMHKDAILEGQKVLVVDDLLATGGTIFTTIELVEKLGGKVVGVAFLIELTELNGRENLKGYDVFSLIQY
- the recJ gene encoding single-stranded-DNA-specific exonuclease RecJ; this encodes MIDGNYLWDIKEESFVINGELKLHPVILKILSKRGIKTQEDIRKFLEPKFEDLYNPLLLLDMDKAIERINKAILKGESITIFGDYDVDGITGTAILYKGLKKKGAFVDYYIPARHDEGYGLNVIAIEKLAKKGTKLIITVDNGIACFDEVKMALNLGIDVIIFDHHETQGILPPAHAVVDPKRPDSNYPFKELSGAGVAFKFLQAFLNEEDLVKYLDVVAIGTIADLVPLQDENRIIVKLGLEVLKKTENIGLKALLDIAGCTSEKIDAEKISYLIAPRLNAAGRMADAAIAVELLITEDKERAEVLAKELNNHNKARQAIESKIFKEAEDNITKIGIDKQNVIVVDGCDWHEGVIGIVASKITQNYCKPAVVISKEGEFSKGSCRSIPGFNIFQALSKISYLFEKYGGHEQAAGFTIKSDNLDLFKRKINEIAGEMNIKEYIPVLSIDLDLKGSEIDINLAKELSLLEPFGFGNPKPVFSCRNLLVESVKTVGNGEKHLKIEFVKRGNRYTGIGYNYGSYKEKLIMAPFLDVAFYLEINVWGGREELQLKIKDLKIPYLKDSILKKIEAGYYREFFSLDFKNIIDEQMDSTLNIKNNVNIVSAIKNKRKFVEEISRNGNVLVHFHTPYQAWRFINYFTKKERNKGKIKILFNLNNGSQSPVFGDSNFVVLYINPIFDNKIVRHYIKSNSINFVVFYDPPFSISQYEREVVIANDIPVFIIFNKEDLRYNYMVLENILINDKSIITAFLYYCRENFAKINSNYYEEPLKDFLINFNNRLEEKLEIPQMLYMLNILKESHIIDFSIEENNIFLKNLGLQNKKCQVIGTGMQKKLFNLKKDLIDFYNNFTIF
- a CDS encoding vWA domain-containing protein, with amino-acid sequence MNPLSMKLIDEFNKGNGVRIGETCCASKRVHVISPEKPQVIKVIKNQDAGVIFYKREKENEIIHLDIFHELKEVNVKMLAKCLIELLLKKNKGDIMNYIDVQTGTGGGRLTGSLDYGQTETLKKNHLNHVHLALMLKDEDLDLLIEIVRAVENFLTGQKVEIRKIEKVVNEVGNSPVDLSPYMSVTDSFLKGKERRGESYRENFENAVEMMEFLGSLKELEEILENLSSGGENLNLLKKKYADVESIIEKLKNSNFIEKSEKGITLSRKGEEFKKFIIENYKELELILKRLIKNIKITRGGVSAKKHFELRKKGISFSSKINKGDWMEEIDIPETIKNAMVRSFQQKQKFYIEPKDIILNKRLGEKEQDICLIIDASASMNGNRLRSAKFLAKHILLTAKKRVAVLAFQDKEVKLYVPYTKNFTNLDTGLSSMISSGLTPLALAIEKGFEYMNAKKLKNPLMILITDGIPTVPLWSNDPLKDSINAAEKISKKKIDFFCIGLQPNKDCLSKITKAAKGKLYVVEELRKDDLLYALVKSGKIIK
- a CDS encoding magnesium chelatase; the protein is MKTYSQIVVHDGNKNLIDILDISVLSTFTGNPIHVHAEGLRGTGKTTIIRAYKSILPFIERIKGCEFNCDPRAPHCPAHKNLNMEEIDKLGVEKIRMPFVEISASAKKGTVVGSIDLEKLTSKDDPRAALLLGTIPKANRGILFIDEINRIADISPEIADILLDVMGTKPGRIQIEEVGLPTVEIPVNVTVWAASNPDEEPGPLEDVRKQLSDRFDFVVYVDKPHGAEVVKSILEGKIKDNGLSEIFKKNLYIESRKRIEKFQIPEEIKDALALCYVNFNLESIRGLESVINGLKMLSALYDRDVNPKDVTFLARYALKHRTSEKNVFEIIKFIENTLTMNRIKRDEAEVAYFQKNKADESEKINKKIAGNNKSIIFDRFKFLRWPFLSKKYKTMGSNNNPADVEIKAPPQKAKKIDEINEQELIKTEEELK
- a CDS encoding phasin family protein codes for the protein MLKDLLTTGLYAGIGLVALTKEKAEEIIQELVKKGEVSKEEGKDLLKTLVDRIEQEKKKLQQKIDEQIEIAIKNMNLVRKQEIEELKIKIEELERKIDELKKEV
- the secF gene encoding protein translocase subunit SecF — protein: MKIYKIMERKYIWFFISLAIIFAGLISAAINGLNWGIDFTGGTILHYNMGQTYELSEVRKTLTDLNIKDFEAKKAGDDGNELIIRTVVLSKDEQSKITESLKNKFSKIELIRAEKVDAVIGSELRKQAIVALIIANILMLAYISFRFQFISGIAAVLALIHDVLIVISWYALFRVPIDSSVIAVILTVVGYSINDTIVVFDRIRENLKNAKKVSFNEIANISIAQTLARSINTSLTTLLTIIALNLFGGETIKDFTMALIIGIVSGTYSSIFIASPLWSIWRKDAKTA
- the secD gene encoding protein translocase subunit SecD, whose translation is MNYRTKSLLKIALILILAAFLAYTLLYGIKIGPYKQAPLSKSIKLGLDLQGGVYVLLEAEPKPGQELNEEKMNSAVEVIRRRVDQLGVAEPLITRQGNTRIRVELPGVKDSQKALEIIGKTASLRFVGPDGTVILTGDNVRDARAIYGQANEPMVSLKLDDTGAKKFAEATKKYFEQPIAILLDEEVISAPVVKAVITNGEAVIEGLESIDRAAELAALIRGGALPVDLVQREVRTVGPTLGADSLAKSVAAGKIGVVLVILFMILYYRLPGFIADIALMIYVMIVLTVFIAIGATLTLPGIAGFILSIGMAVDANVLIFERFKEELRNGKTLRSAIDAGFNRAMLTIFDSNITTIIAAVVLFYFGSGPIKGFAVTLIIGILTSMFTAIVVTRVLLSNIIASKLFVNKKLFSA
- the scfA gene encoding six-cysteine ranthipeptide SCIFF, translating into MKHIIKIHKGDLCDHLEKKGCGECMASCQSACKTSCTVANQECENKEIK
- a CDS encoding TIGR04086 family membrane protein, which translates into the protein MKITVKRSPLLDTRKVLSGILLAFLLTIIFLLLFSVIIYFSSIAEEFISKLAVIVMALSIAVSSFITSRGIESKGWLNGGLIGLLYTAAIIIIKILFYKEDITASSLFDVLFGFLIGAISGAIGVNI